In Equus przewalskii isolate Varuska chromosome 6, EquPr2, whole genome shotgun sequence, one DNA window encodes the following:
- the MADCAM1 gene encoding mucosal addressin cell adhesion molecule 1 yields the protein MEWGLGLLLPLFLGLLRRGRGEGGELRERRSLGRGGGSGALEVEPPELVVAVEVGGSQQLTCRVACADPAAASVQWRGLDTSLGAVQSGAGSSVLSVRNASLAAAGIRVCVGSCGNSTFQRTVELLVFSFPDQLTVSRVALVAGRDQEVTCTAHNVSPARRDDQNTVSFSLLLGDRELEGAQAQDPELEEESQDGEDSLFQVTQRWLLPPLGTFPPPALQCQATMRLPGLERSHRQPIPVLHSLTSREPPVMTSPEATPQQGSTRSPGSPDPTSPRPTSPGPTSGNSSARTCRPEIHQSPAPGGLELLCEAACSPGVAVRWIQAPGGLEAYDRREAGAQAWLSMPWAECTPEGWFQCRLDPGGQMASLYLVPQICSPVPSATVWTGSVVLALLLLAVLTYRLWKCCRQTTGPTSSSGPPALPGPD from the exons ATGGAGTGGGGCCTcggcctcctgctgcccctcttCTTGGGGCTGCTGCGGCGCGGCCGCGGTGAGGGTGGGGAGCTCCGGGAGCGGAGgagtctggggaggggaggggggtcaG GTGCCCTGGAGGTGGAGCCGCCCGAGCTCGTGGTGGCGGTGGAAGTGGGTGGGTCGCAGCAGCTGACCTGCCGCGTGGCCTGCGCGGACCCCGCGGCGGCCTCGGTGCAGTGGCGCGGCCTGGACACCAGCCTGGGCGCCGTGCAGTCGGGCGCGGGCAGCAGCGTCCTCTCCGTGCGCAATGCCTCGCTGGCGGCGGCGGGGATCCGCGTGTGCGTGGGCTCCTGCGGGAACTCCACCTTCCAGCGGACCGTGGAACTGCTGGTGTTCT CCTTCCCGGACCAGCTGACCGTCTCCCGAGTGGCCCTGGTGGCCGGGCGGGACCAGGAGGTGACCTGCACAGCCCACAACGTCTCGCCTGCCAGGCGAGACGACCAGAACACcgtctccttctctctgctcctggggGACCGGGAGCTGGAGGGGGCGCAGGCCCAGGACCCGGAACTGGAGGAGGAGTCCCAGGACGGCGAGGACTCGCTGTTCCAAGTGACACAGCGCtggctgctgcccccgctggggACCTTCCCCCCGCCCGCCCTCCAATGCCAGGCCACCATGAGGCTGCCCGGCTTGGAGCGGAGCCACCGCCAGCCCATTCCAG TCCTGCACAGCCTGACCTCCCGGGAGCCCCCTGTCATGACCTCCCCAGAGGCAACGCCCCAGCAGGGCTCCACCCGCAGCCCTGGGAGTCCAGACCCCACGAGTCCTCGCCCCACCAGTCCAGGCCCCACCTCTGGGAACAGCTCCGCCAGGACCTGCCGCCCTGAGATCCACCAGTCGCCTGCGCCAGGGGGCCTGGAGCTGCTGTGTGAGGCGGCCTGCAGCCCTGGTGTGGCCGTGCGCTGGATCCAAGCCCCTGGTGGTCTGGAGGCCTACGATAGGCGGGAGGCCGGAGCCCAGGCTTGGCTGAGCATGCCGTGGGCCGAGTGCACCCCCGAGGGGTGGTTCCAGTGTCGCCTGGACCCCGGGGGCCAGATGGCCAGCCTGTACCTGGTCCCGCAAATCT GCTCCCCAGTGCCGTCCGCGACCGTGTGGACGGGCAGCGTGGTGCtggcgctgctgctgctggcggTCCTCACCTATCGCCTGTGGAAATGCTGCCGACAGACCACGGGGCCCACCAGCTCCTCTGggccccctgccctgcctggacCTGACTGA
- the TPGS1 gene encoding tubulin polyglutamylase complex subunit 1 translates to MAALPVPLPSAKMAAVEKRRPAVAPAASFPDSGRPVVSRAAATAESEEDFLRQVGVTEMLRAALLKVLEARPEEPIAFLAHYFENMGLRSPGNGGAGEPPGQLLLQQQRLGRALWHLRLAHHSQRSAFNNNVGVAYECLSASGRKKRPGLDGRTYSELLRRVCRDGEAPEEAVAPLLRKIQCRDHEAVPLGVFRAGTLACFVLLEFVARAGALYRLLAEPGLAVADRRLGQAVLDTLEGALQAGDAAAPARYLEAGSRLGPDSLALAMDRARGARRPGAPMTREEFLGKAAALFIAKVKPVG, encoded by the exons ATGGCGGCGCTTCCGGTCCCGCTGCCCTCAGCGAAGATGGCGGCAGTGGAGAAGCGGCGGCCGGCGGTGGCCCCGGCGGCCAGTTTCCCGGACAGCGGCCGGCCGGTGGTGTCCCGGGCGGCGGCAACGGCCGAGAGCGAGGAGGACTTCCTGCGGCAGGTCGGGGTGACGGAGATGCTGCGCGCGGCTCTGCTGAAGGTGCTGGAGGCGCGGCCCGAGGAGCCGATCGCCTTCCTGGCGCACTACTTCGAGAACATGGGCCTGCGCTCGCCGGGCAACGGCGGCGCCGGGGAGCCCCCGGGCCAGCTCCTGCTGCAGCAGCAGCGCCTGGGCCGCGCGCTGTGGCACCTCCGCCTGGCTCACCACTCTCAGAG GTCGGCCTTCAACAACAACGTCGGCGTGGCCTACGAGTGCCTGAGCGCCAGCGGGCGCAAGAAGCGGCCGGGGCTGGACGGGCGCACCTACAGCGAGCTGCTGCGGCGCGTGTGCCGCGACGGGGAGGCGCCCGAGGAGGCGGTGGCGCCGCTGCTGCGCAAGATCCAGTGCCGCGACCACGAGGCCGTGCCGCTCGGCGTCTTCCGCGCCGGCACGCTCGCCTGCTTCGTGCTGCTCGAGTTCGTGGCGCGCGCCGGCGCGCTCTACCGCCTGCTGGCCGAGCCGGGCCTGGCCGTGGCCGACCGGCGCCTGGGCCAGGccgtgctggacacgctggaggGCGCCCTGCAGGCCGGCGACGCCGCCGCGCCCGCGCGCTACCTGGAGGCCGGCTCGCGCCTGGGGCCCGACAGCCTGGCGCTCGCCATGGACCGCGCGCGGGGGGCCCGGCGGCCCGGCGCCCCCATGACCCGCGAGGAGTTCCTGGGGAAGGCGGCCGCCCTCTTCATCGCCAAGGTCAAGCCGGTGGGCTGA
- the CDC34 gene encoding ubiquitin-conjugating enzyme E2 R1 isoform X5: MARPLVPSSQKALLLELKGLQEEPVEGFRVTLVDEGDLYNWEVAIFGPPNTYYEGGYFKARLKFPIDYPYSPPAFRFLTKMWHPNIYETGDVCISILHPPVDDPQSGELPSERWNPTQNVRTILLSVISLLNEPNTFSPANVDASVMYRKWKESKGRDREYTDIIRVPTALHLVTEAPGSRLPLRPPPRAAPLRTRGHCWRFGPSVCVPQPGWACCQLLGAT; encoded by the exons ATGGCCCGGCCGCTGGTGCCCAGCTCGCAGAAGGCGCTGCTGCTGGAGCTcaaggggctgcaggaggagccGGTGGAGGGCTTCCGCGTGACGCTGGTGGACGAGGGCGACCTGTACAACTGGGAGGTGGCCATCTTCGGGCCGCCCAACACCTACTACGAGGGCGGCTACTTCAAG GCGCGCCTCAAGTTCCCCATCGACTACCCCTACTCCCCGCCGGCCTTCCGGTTCCTGACCAAGATGTGGCACCCCAACATCTACGAG ACGGGGGACGTGTGCATCTCCATTCTCCACCCCCCTGTCGACGACCCCCAGAGCGGGGAGCTGCCCTCGGAGCGGTGGAACCCCACCCAGAACGTCAG GACCATCCTCCTGAGCGTCATCTCCCTCCTCAACGAGCCCAACACCTTCTCGCCGGCGAACGTGGACGCCTCGGTGATGTACCGCAAGTGGAAGGAGAGCAAGGGCAGGGACCGCGAGTACACGGACATCATCCG GGTCCCCACAGCCCTTCACCTCGTGACTGAAGCCCCAGGATCCCGTCTTCCTCTGCGCCCTCCCCCACGGGCAGCACCTCTCAGGACGCGGGGCCACTGTTGGCGTTTTGGCCCCAGTGTGTGTGTCCCACAGCCAGGCTGGGCTTGCTGTCAGCTTCTGGGTGCCACCTGA
- the CDC34 gene encoding ubiquitin-conjugating enzyme E2 R1 isoform X2, producing the protein MARPLVPSSQKALLLELKGLQEEPVEGFRVTLVDEGDLYNWEVAIFGPPNTYYEGGYFKARLKFPIDYPYSPPAFRFLTKMWHPNIYETGDVCISILHPPVDDPQSGELPSERWNPTQNVSVGRTPGRTCPHLAPCSPRTILLSVISLLNEPNTFSPANVDASVMYRKWKESKGRDREYTDIIRKQVLGTKVDAERDGVKVPTTLAEYCVQTKAPAPDEGSDLFYDDYYEDAEAEAEADSCFGDEDDSGTEES; encoded by the exons ATGGCCCGGCCGCTGGTGCCCAGCTCGCAGAAGGCGCTGCTGCTGGAGCTcaaggggctgcaggaggagccGGTGGAGGGCTTCCGCGTGACGCTGGTGGACGAGGGCGACCTGTACAACTGGGAGGTGGCCATCTTCGGGCCGCCCAACACCTACTACGAGGGCGGCTACTTCAAG GCGCGCCTCAAGTTCCCCATCGACTACCCCTACTCCCCGCCGGCCTTCCGGTTCCTGACCAAGATGTGGCACCCCAACATCTACGAG ACGGGGGACGTGTGCATCTCCATTCTCCACCCCCCTGTCGACGACCCCCAGAGCGGGGAGCTGCCCTCGGAGCGGTGGAACCCCACCCAGAACGTCAG CGTCGGCCGGACTCCGGGGCGGACGTGCCCACACCTGGCTCCCTGCTCCCCCAGGACCATCCTCCTGAGCGTCATCTCCCTCCTCAACGAGCCCAACACCTTCTCGCCGGCGAACGTGGACGCCTCGGTGATGTACCGCAAGTGGAAGGAGAGCAAGGGCAGGGACCGCGAGTACACGGACATCATCCG GAAGCAGGTCCTGGGGACCAAGGTGGACGCGGAGCGGGACGGCGTGAAGGTGCCCACCACGCTGGCCGAGTACTGCGTGCAGACCAAGGCGCCCGCGCCCGACGAGGGCTCAGACCTCTTCTACGACGACTACTACGAGGACGCCGAGGCCGAGGCCGAGGCCGACAGCTGCTTTGGGGACGAGGACGACTCGGGCACCGAGGAGTCGTGA
- the CDC34 gene encoding ubiquitin-conjugating enzyme E2 R1 isoform X7: protein MARPLVPSSQKALLLELKGLQEEPVEGFRVTLVDEGDLYNWEVAIFGPPNTYYEGGYFKARLKFPIDYPYSPPAFRFLTKMWHPNIYETGDVCISILHPPVDDPQSGELPSERWNPTQNVSLQLLLQRRPDSGADVPTPGSLLPQDHPPERHLPPQRAQHLLAGERGRLGDVPQVEGEQGQGPRVHGHHPGPHSPSPRD from the exons ATGGCCCGGCCGCTGGTGCCCAGCTCGCAGAAGGCGCTGCTGCTGGAGCTcaaggggctgcaggaggagccGGTGGAGGGCTTCCGCGTGACGCTGGTGGACGAGGGCGACCTGTACAACTGGGAGGTGGCCATCTTCGGGCCGCCCAACACCTACTACGAGGGCGGCTACTTCAAG GCGCGCCTCAAGTTCCCCATCGACTACCCCTACTCCCCGCCGGCCTTCCGGTTCCTGACCAAGATGTGGCACCCCAACATCTACGAG ACGGGGGACGTGTGCATCTCCATTCTCCACCCCCCTGTCGACGACCCCCAGAGCGGGGAGCTGCCCTCGGAGCGGTGGAACCCCACCCAGAACGTCAG CCTGCAGCTCCTGCTGCAGCGTCGGCCGGACTCCGGGGCGGACGTGCCCACACCTGGCTCCCTGCTCCCCCAGGACCATCCTCCTGAGCGTCATCTCCCTCCTCAACGAGCCCAACACCTTCTCGCCGGCGAACGTGGACGCCTCGGTGATGTACCGCAAGTGGAAGGAGAGCAAGGGCAGGGACCGCGAGTACACGGACATCATCCG GGTCCCCACAGCCCTTCACCTCGTGACTGA
- the CDC34 gene encoding ubiquitin-conjugating enzyme E2 R1 isoform X3, with amino-acid sequence MARPLVPSSQKALLLELKGLQEEPVEGFRVTLVDEGDLYNWEVAIFGPPNTYYEGGYFKARLKFPIDYPYSPPAFRFLTKMWHPNIYETGDVCISILHPPVDDPQSGELPSERWNPTQNVSVGRTPGRTCPHLAPCSPRTILLSVISLLNEPNTFSPANVDASVMYRKWKESKGRDREYTDIIRVPTALHLVTEAPGSRLPLRPPPRAAPLRTRGHCWRFGPSVCVPQPGWACCQLLGAT; translated from the exons ATGGCCCGGCCGCTGGTGCCCAGCTCGCAGAAGGCGCTGCTGCTGGAGCTcaaggggctgcaggaggagccGGTGGAGGGCTTCCGCGTGACGCTGGTGGACGAGGGCGACCTGTACAACTGGGAGGTGGCCATCTTCGGGCCGCCCAACACCTACTACGAGGGCGGCTACTTCAAG GCGCGCCTCAAGTTCCCCATCGACTACCCCTACTCCCCGCCGGCCTTCCGGTTCCTGACCAAGATGTGGCACCCCAACATCTACGAG ACGGGGGACGTGTGCATCTCCATTCTCCACCCCCCTGTCGACGACCCCCAGAGCGGGGAGCTGCCCTCGGAGCGGTGGAACCCCACCCAGAACGTCAG CGTCGGCCGGACTCCGGGGCGGACGTGCCCACACCTGGCTCCCTGCTCCCCCAGGACCATCCTCCTGAGCGTCATCTCCCTCCTCAACGAGCCCAACACCTTCTCGCCGGCGAACGTGGACGCCTCGGTGATGTACCGCAAGTGGAAGGAGAGCAAGGGCAGGGACCGCGAGTACACGGACATCATCCG GGTCCCCACAGCCCTTCACCTCGTGACTGAAGCCCCAGGATCCCGTCTTCCTCTGCGCCCTCCCCCACGGGCAGCACCTCTCAGGACGCGGGGCCACTGTTGGCGTTTTGGCCCCAGTGTGTGTGTCCCACAGCCAGGCTGGGCTTGCTGTCAGCTTCTGGGTGCCACCTGA
- the CDC34 gene encoding ubiquitin-conjugating enzyme E2 R1 isoform X1, producing MARPLVPSSQKALLLELKGLQEEPVEGFRVTLVDEGDLYNWEVAIFGPPNTYYEGGYFKARLKFPIDYPYSPPAFRFLTKMWHPNIYETGDVCISILHPPVDDPQSGELPSERWNPTQNVSLQLLLQRRPDSGADVPTPGSLLPQDHPPERHLPPQRAQHLLAGERGRLGDVPQVEGEQGQGPRVHGHHPEAGPGDQGGRGAGRREGAHHAGRVLRADQGARARRGLRPLLRRLLRGRRGRGRGRQLLWGRGRLGHRGVVTSRPGRINVQILPQRPAVWALSARRRDYLTGGTPARSPRSRLGPRVPRPPPLERGLHCGPGPRGS from the exons ATGGCCCGGCCGCTGGTGCCCAGCTCGCAGAAGGCGCTGCTGCTGGAGCTcaaggggctgcaggaggagccGGTGGAGGGCTTCCGCGTGACGCTGGTGGACGAGGGCGACCTGTACAACTGGGAGGTGGCCATCTTCGGGCCGCCCAACACCTACTACGAGGGCGGCTACTTCAAG GCGCGCCTCAAGTTCCCCATCGACTACCCCTACTCCCCGCCGGCCTTCCGGTTCCTGACCAAGATGTGGCACCCCAACATCTACGAG ACGGGGGACGTGTGCATCTCCATTCTCCACCCCCCTGTCGACGACCCCCAGAGCGGGGAGCTGCCCTCGGAGCGGTGGAACCCCACCCAGAACGTCAG CCTGCAGCTCCTGCTGCAGCGTCGGCCGGACTCCGGGGCGGACGTGCCCACACCTGGCTCCCTGCTCCCCCAGGACCATCCTCCTGAGCGTCATCTCCCTCCTCAACGAGCCCAACACCTTCTCGCCGGCGAACGTGGACGCCTCGGTGATGTACCGCAAGTGGAAGGAGAGCAAGGGCAGGGACCGCGAGTACACGGACATCATCCG GAAGCAGGTCCTGGGGACCAAGGTGGACGCGGAGCGGGACGGCGTGAAGGTGCCCACCACGCTGGCCGAGTACTGCGTGCAGACCAAGGCGCCCGCGCCCGACGAGGGCTCAGACCTCTTCTACGACGACTACTACGAGGACGCCGAGGCCGAGGCCGAGGCCGACAGCTGCTTTGGGGACGAGGACGACTCGGGCACCGAGGAGTCGTGACGTCGCGTCCCGGCCGAATAAACGTGCAGATTTTACCTCAGCGGCCGGCTGTGTGGGCTCTGAGCGCCCGACGCCGAGACTACCTCACGGGCGGCACGCCGGCCCGGTCCCCCCGCTCCCGCCTCGGTCCACGCGTCCCGCGTCCGCCTCCGCTGGAGAGGGGCCTGCATTGTGGCCCGGGGCCCCGCGGGAGCTAG
- the CDC34 gene encoding ubiquitin-conjugating enzyme E2 R1 isoform X4 produces MARPLVPSSQKALLLELKGLQEEPVEGFRVTLVDEGDLYNWEVAIFGPPNTYYEGGYFKARLKFPIDYPYSPPAFRFLTKMWHPNIYETGDVCISILHPPVDDPQSGELPSERWNPTQNVRTILLSVISLLNEPNTFSPANVDASVMYRKWKESKGRDREYTDIIRKQVLGTKVDAERDGVKVPTTLAEYCVQTKAPAPDEGSDLFYDDYYEDAEAEAEADSCFGDEDDSGTEES; encoded by the exons ATGGCCCGGCCGCTGGTGCCCAGCTCGCAGAAGGCGCTGCTGCTGGAGCTcaaggggctgcaggaggagccGGTGGAGGGCTTCCGCGTGACGCTGGTGGACGAGGGCGACCTGTACAACTGGGAGGTGGCCATCTTCGGGCCGCCCAACACCTACTACGAGGGCGGCTACTTCAAG GCGCGCCTCAAGTTCCCCATCGACTACCCCTACTCCCCGCCGGCCTTCCGGTTCCTGACCAAGATGTGGCACCCCAACATCTACGAG ACGGGGGACGTGTGCATCTCCATTCTCCACCCCCCTGTCGACGACCCCCAGAGCGGGGAGCTGCCCTCGGAGCGGTGGAACCCCACCCAGAACGTCAG GACCATCCTCCTGAGCGTCATCTCCCTCCTCAACGAGCCCAACACCTTCTCGCCGGCGAACGTGGACGCCTCGGTGATGTACCGCAAGTGGAAGGAGAGCAAGGGCAGGGACCGCGAGTACACGGACATCATCCG GAAGCAGGTCCTGGGGACCAAGGTGGACGCGGAGCGGGACGGCGTGAAGGTGCCCACCACGCTGGCCGAGTACTGCGTGCAGACCAAGGCGCCCGCGCCCGACGAGGGCTCAGACCTCTTCTACGACGACTACTACGAGGACGCCGAGGCCGAGGCCGAGGCCGACAGCTGCTTTGGGGACGAGGACGACTCGGGCACCGAGGAGTCGTGA
- the CDC34 gene encoding ubiquitin-conjugating enzyme E2 R1 isoform X6, producing MWHPNIYETGDVCISILHPPVDDPQSGELPSERWNPTQNVSLQLLLQRRPDSGADVPTPGSLLPQDHPPERHLPPQRAQHLLAGERGRLGDVPQVEGEQGQGPRVHGHHPEAGPGDQGGRGAGRREGAHHAGRVLRADQGARARRGLRPLLRRLLRGRRGRGRGRQLLWGRGRLGHRGVVTSRPGRINVQILPQRPAVWALSARRRDYLTGGTPARSPRSRLGPRVPRPPPLERGLHCGPGPRGS from the exons ATGTGGCACCCCAACATCTACGAG ACGGGGGACGTGTGCATCTCCATTCTCCACCCCCCTGTCGACGACCCCCAGAGCGGGGAGCTGCCCTCGGAGCGGTGGAACCCCACCCAGAACGTCAG CCTGCAGCTCCTGCTGCAGCGTCGGCCGGACTCCGGGGCGGACGTGCCCACACCTGGCTCCCTGCTCCCCCAGGACCATCCTCCTGAGCGTCATCTCCCTCCTCAACGAGCCCAACACCTTCTCGCCGGCGAACGTGGACGCCTCGGTGATGTACCGCAAGTGGAAGGAGAGCAAGGGCAGGGACCGCGAGTACACGGACATCATCCG GAAGCAGGTCCTGGGGACCAAGGTGGACGCGGAGCGGGACGGCGTGAAGGTGCCCACCACGCTGGCCGAGTACTGCGTGCAGACCAAGGCGCCCGCGCCCGACGAGGGCTCAGACCTCTTCTACGACGACTACTACGAGGACGCCGAGGCCGAGGCCGAGGCCGACAGCTGCTTTGGGGACGAGGACGACTCGGGCACCGAGGAGTCGTGACGTCGCGTCCCGGCCGAATAAACGTGCAGATTTTACCTCAGCGGCCGGCTGTGTGGGCTCTGAGCGCCCGACGCCGAGACTACCTCACGGGCGGCACGCCGGCCCGGTCCCCCCGCTCCCGCCTCGGTCCACGCGTCCCGCGTCCGCCTCCGCTGGAGAGGGGCCTGCATTGTGGCCCGGGGCCCCGCGGGAGCTAG